A section of the Pseudomonas sp. Q1-7 genome encodes:
- a CDS encoding NAD-dependent succinate-semialdehyde dehydrogenase — translation MSRLLRKGHYIDGRWLEEGAHYAVRNPANGELIAEVARGGAEATQLALGAAERALPGWRALTAKQRSQALRRWAEGMLASQRELAELLSREQGKPLAEAMGEVVYAASFLEWFAEEAKRVYGDVIPSHKTDARIILTKEPIGVVAAITPWNFPLAMVTRKVGPALAAGCTMILKPSEETPLSAFALAVLAEEAGIPAGVFNIVSGDAPAIGAALQASASVRKLSFTGSTRTGKLLMRQAADTLKKVSLELGGNAPFIVFDDADIDAAVKGAMASKFRNTGQTCVCVNRFFVQDAVYEAFTRKLAEAVRALRVGAALEGETEQGPLINEAALAKVEQHVGDALEKGATLICGGRRHALGGTFFEPTVLGDATPDMLIASEETFGPVAACFRFKDEAEVLARANDTPYGLSAYFYSRDIGRVWRVAEGLEAGMVGINEGIISTEVAPFGGIKESGLGREGSKYGIEDYLEIKYVLMGGL, via the coding sequence ATGAGCCGGTTGCTGCGCAAGGGGCATTACATCGACGGCCGCTGGCTGGAGGAGGGCGCCCACTACGCGGTGCGCAACCCGGCCAACGGCGAGCTGATCGCCGAAGTGGCGCGCGGCGGGGCCGAGGCGACCCAACTCGCCCTCGGCGCCGCCGAACGCGCCCTGCCGGGCTGGCGGGCGCTCACCGCCAAGCAGCGCAGCCAGGCGTTGCGTCGCTGGGCCGAGGGGATGCTGGCCAGTCAGCGCGAGCTGGCCGAGCTGCTCAGTCGCGAACAGGGCAAGCCGCTGGCCGAGGCCATGGGCGAGGTGGTCTACGCCGCCAGTTTCCTCGAGTGGTTCGCCGAGGAGGCCAAGCGCGTCTATGGCGACGTGATCCCCAGCCACAAGACGGATGCACGCATCATCCTGACCAAGGAGCCGATAGGCGTTGTGGCGGCCATCACGCCCTGGAACTTCCCCCTGGCCATGGTCACCCGCAAGGTGGGCCCGGCCCTGGCGGCGGGCTGCACGATGATCCTCAAGCCCTCTGAAGAAACGCCGCTGTCCGCCTTCGCCCTGGCCGTGCTGGCCGAGGAGGCGGGCATCCCGGCCGGGGTGTTCAACATCGTTTCCGGCGACGCCCCGGCTATCGGCGCTGCCCTGCAGGCCTCCGCCAGCGTGCGCAAGCTGAGCTTCACCGGCTCCACCCGCACCGGCAAGCTGCTGATGCGCCAGGCGGCGGACACCCTGAAGAAAGTCTCGCTGGAGCTGGGCGGTAACGCCCCCTTCATCGTCTTCGACGACGCCGACATCGACGCGGCGGTGAAGGGCGCCATGGCGTCCAAGTTCCGCAACACCGGGCAGACCTGCGTCTGCGTCAACCGCTTCTTCGTCCAGGACGCGGTGTACGAGGCCTTTACCCGCAAGCTCGCCGAGGCCGTGCGCGCCCTGCGCGTCGGCGCCGCCCTGGAAGGCGAGACCGAGCAGGGCCCGCTGATCAACGAAGCGGCCCTGGCCAAGGTGGAGCAGCACGTGGGCGATGCCCTGGAGAAGGGCGCGACGCTGATCTGCGGCGGCCGTCGCCACGCCCTGGGCGGCACCTTCTTCGAGCCGACCGTACTGGGCGACGCCACGCCGGACATGCTCATCGCCAGCGAAGAAACCTTCGGCCCTGTCGCCGCCTGCTTCCGCTTCAAGGACGAAGCCGAGGTGCTGGCCCGCGCCAACGACACGCCCTACGGCCTTTCCGCCTACTTCTACAGCCGCGACATCGGCCGCGTCTGGCGCGTGGCCGAAGGCCTGGAAGCGGGGATGGTGGGCATCAACGAAGGGATCATTTCCACCGAAGTGGCGCCCTTTGGCGGCATCAAGGAATCAGGCCTGGGCCGCGAAGGCTCGAAGTACGGAATCGAGGACTACCTGGAGATCAAGTACGTGCTGATGGGCGGCCTCTGA
- a CDS encoding IS110 family transposase, with translation MKTSSSQRQGLPVIHQRAAGIDIGSRFHVVAVPIDLAEEPVQTFKAFTADLERMAAWLVELGVTTVAMESTGVYWIPVYEILESHGLHVVLANARDARAVPGRKTDVNDAQWIQRLHACGLLRASFHPEREIAALRSYLRLRERHLDYAAAHIQHMQKALTHMNLQLQHVVADITGATGMRIIRAIVAGERNAATLATLRDTRCKSSVETIQSALVGNYQPEHVFALAQALAMYDAYQAQLEVCDQQIAESLQRLARQRPSPSEPLPKPRHRARQPNALNFDVRVLLYQLVGVDLTQIHGIGPYLALRLVAECGTDLSRWRTAQHFTSWLTLAPGCRISGGKVLSAHTRKTKNRVTAHLRLAAVTTGRTNTALGAFYRRLSARIGKAKAVTATARKIAILFYNAMRFGMAYQDPGADHYEQKYRERVVRGLHRRAAEFGFTLQAVEGVS, from the coding sequence ATGAAAACGTCCAGTTCACAGCGGCAGGGTCTGCCAGTGATTCACCAGCGTGCAGCCGGCATCGACATCGGATCGCGCTTCCATGTGGTGGCCGTGCCCATCGATCTCGCCGAAGAGCCGGTGCAAACCTTCAAGGCGTTTACCGCCGACCTGGAGCGCATGGCCGCTTGGCTGGTCGAGCTGGGCGTCACCACGGTGGCGATGGAGTCGACCGGGGTGTATTGGATTCCGGTTTACGAGATTCTCGAGAGCCACGGTTTGCACGTCGTGCTGGCCAATGCGCGCGATGCCCGCGCTGTGCCTGGGCGCAAGACCGACGTCAACGATGCGCAGTGGATCCAGCGTCTGCATGCCTGTGGCTTGCTGCGGGCCAGTTTCCATCCCGAGCGCGAGATCGCAGCGTTACGCAGTTATCTACGTTTGCGCGAACGCCACCTCGATTACGCCGCGGCGCATATCCAGCACATGCAGAAGGCGCTCACCCACATGAACCTGCAATTGCAGCATGTGGTCGCCGACATTACCGGGGCCACCGGCATGCGCATCATCCGGGCGATCGTCGCCGGCGAGCGCAACGCGGCGACACTGGCAACCCTGCGCGATACCCGCTGCAAGTCGAGCGTTGAGACCATCCAGAGTGCCCTGGTGGGCAATTACCAGCCGGAACATGTGTTTGCCCTGGCGCAGGCATTGGCCATGTACGACGCCTATCAGGCGCAGCTTGAAGTCTGCGACCAGCAGATTGCCGAGAGCCTGCAGCGGCTCGCCCGGCAGCGCCCCTCACCCAGTGAACCGCTACCGAAGCCACGCCACCGCGCGCGACAGCCGAACGCGCTCAACTTCGATGTCCGTGTCTTGCTCTATCAACTGGTCGGCGTCGATCTGACCCAGATCCACGGCATCGGCCCCTACCTGGCACTGCGGTTAGTCGCCGAGTGCGGTACCGATCTGAGCCGCTGGCGTACCGCCCAGCACTTCACCTCCTGGCTGACCTTAGCGCCGGGTTGCCGGATCAGCGGCGGCAAAGTGCTCTCGGCACACACGCGCAAGACCAAGAATCGGGTGACAGCCCATCTCCGGTTGGCTGCCGTAACCACTGGCAGAACGAACACGGCGTTGGGCGCTTTTTATCGACGCTTGTCGGCGCGTATCGGCAAGGCCAAGGCGGTGACCGCCACGGCGCGCAAGATCGCCATCCTGTTCTACAACGCGATGCGCTTCGGCATGGCTTATCAGGATCCGGGAGCCGACCACTATGAGCAAAAATATCGCGAGCGCGTGGTCAGAGGCCTGCACCGGCGAGCAGCCGAATTCGGCTTCACGCTACAGGCCGTCGAAGGTGTTTCTTAG
- a CDS encoding aldo/keto reductase: MQYTRLGHSGLQVSKLCLGTMNMGTPQWKPWIFDEQKSEPIIRHALDKGVNFIDLADFYSAGVGEEVVGRILKRLVRREDVVVTTKVGYGTREGINASGHSRKHILDSIDASLTRLGMDYVDLYMLHFFDLNTPVEETMEALNDIVKAGKARYIGVSTMLTGQLAKILMACERNGWVKPINMQLQLNCAYREEEREMIPFCRDQGLGVSVFSPLARGLLTGDAQSTRNQTDFFTQQMYADEASFEIARSVQRVARARGVSNAQIAQAWVLNHPGVDCMLVGADSTEQFDSALAALETRLDAEERYELERNYTPCDLINDYTAGQRILRVARPAREAFQAQEAVA; encoded by the coding sequence ATGCAATACACCCGTCTCGGCCATTCCGGCCTGCAGGTTTCCAAGCTCTGCCTCGGCACCATGAACATGGGCACCCCCCAGTGGAAGCCCTGGATCTTCGACGAACAGAAGAGCGAGCCGATCATCCGCCACGCCCTGGACAAGGGCGTGAACTTCATCGACCTGGCCGACTTCTATTCCGCCGGCGTGGGCGAAGAAGTGGTGGGGCGCATCCTCAAGCGCCTGGTGCGCCGCGAGGACGTGGTGGTCACCACCAAGGTCGGCTACGGCACCCGCGAAGGGATCAACGCCAGCGGCCACTCGCGCAAACACATCCTCGATAGCATTGACGCGTCGCTGACGCGCCTGGGCATGGATTACGTCGACCTCTACATGCTGCATTTCTTCGACCTGAATACCCCGGTGGAAGAGACCATGGAGGCCCTGAACGACATCGTCAAAGCCGGCAAGGCGCGCTACATCGGCGTCTCCACCATGCTCACCGGCCAGTTGGCGAAAATCCTCATGGCCTGCGAGCGCAATGGCTGGGTCAAGCCGATCAACATGCAGTTGCAGCTGAATTGCGCCTACCGCGAAGAAGAGCGCGAGATGATCCCCTTCTGCCGCGACCAGGGCCTCGGCGTCTCGGTGTTCAGCCCGCTGGCACGCGGACTGCTGACCGGCGACGCGCAGTCCACCCGCAACCAGACCGACTTCTTCACCCAGCAGATGTACGCCGACGAGGCGTCCTTCGAGATCGCCCGTTCGGTGCAGCGCGTGGCTCGCGCCCGTGGCGTTTCCAACGCGCAGATCGCCCAGGCCTGGGTGCTCAACCATCCGGGCGTGGACTGCATGCTGGTGGGCGCCGACTCCACCGAGCAGTTCGACAGCGCCCTGGCCGCCCTGGAAACCCGCCTGGACGCGGAAGAACGCTATGAGCTGGAGCGCAACTACACCCCCTGCGACCTGATCAACGACTACACCGCCGGCCAGCGCATCCTCCGCGTCGCCCGCCCGGCCCGCGAAGCGTTCCAAGCGCAGGAGGCCGTGGCATGA
- the fae gene encoding formaldehyde-activating enzyme → MKQLDLYIGEGFEGPGVNAAHINILIGPRNGPAGQAFANSLASPSQGHCPFMVIAQPNVPVKPMTLYVNKAEISGDLHANATWGASQAGIAKAVTEALLDGTLPPEAEDEWAIVTANWVNPACDDLDAVYLNNYNACRTAIRAALSGLPSRAQLADVAGAIANPFYTPKA, encoded by the coding sequence ATGAAACAACTCGACCTCTATATCGGCGAAGGCTTCGAAGGCCCCGGCGTCAACGCCGCCCACATCAACATCCTGATCGGTCCGCGCAACGGCCCGGCCGGCCAGGCGTTCGCCAACAGCCTGGCGTCGCCCAGCCAGGGCCATTGCCCGTTCATGGTCATTGCCCAGCCCAATGTGCCGGTCAAGCCCATGACCCTCTACGTGAACAAGGCCGAGATCAGCGGCGACCTGCATGCCAACGCCACCTGGGGGGCGTCCCAGGCCGGCATCGCCAAGGCCGTCACCGAGGCCCTGCTGGACGGCACCCTGCCGCCGGAGGCCGAGGACGAATGGGCCATCGTCACCGCCAACTGGGTCAACCCCGCCTGCGACGACCTGGATGCCGTCTACCTGAACAACTACAACGCCTGCCGCACCGCGATCCGCGCGGCGCTGTCCGGTCTGCCATCCCGCGCCCAGCTGGCCGACGTGGCGGGAGCTATCGCCAACCCGTTCTACACCCCGAAAGCCTGA
- a CDS encoding MFS transporter: MTHTTKLDDVPLGRFHIKIAGLTFGAHFTDGYILGLIGIAFTLISPQMQLDPFWQGLIGSSALIGLFLGSLFFGWISDYVGRQKIFVVSFVLITLASVLQFHAESAMQLFLLRVLIGIGLGGDYSVGHTLLAEFAPKKHRGVLLGSFSVIWTFGYVAATFIGTAMLSLGDDAWRWMLASSAIPAAIILIARIGTPESPRWLVNQGRVEEARAIVHKHIGPHVELEDERPQQRQGGYAVLFSREYRKRTAFNCLFFICIVMPYFAIYTFLPSILAKMGLAEGMGTEMMLNALLVLGALAGIWCTVKFSRRGFLIGSFWVLAASLFLLVAMPGSATWAMVALFGVFTLVLSAVSNLVGVFPAESFPTDVRASGVGLATAASRLGSAISTFLLPVSVAGIGLNPTMAVLGGVLVFGALVSWAWAPETKALSLTEAGQAEEGEGKAAAGMTAGGSLL, from the coding sequence ATGACACACACCACCAAGCTGGATGACGTCCCGCTGGGCCGGTTCCATATCAAGATCGCCGGCCTCACCTTCGGCGCCCATTTCACCGATGGCTACATCCTCGGCCTGATCGGCATTGCCTTTACCCTGATCAGCCCGCAGATGCAGCTCGATCCGTTCTGGCAGGGGCTGATCGGCAGCTCGGCGCTGATCGGTCTGTTCCTCGGCAGCCTGTTCTTCGGCTGGATATCCGACTACGTCGGGCGGCAGAAGATCTTCGTCGTCAGCTTCGTGCTGATTACCCTGGCCTCGGTGCTGCAGTTCCACGCCGAAAGCGCCATGCAGTTGTTCCTGCTCAGGGTGCTGATCGGCATCGGCCTGGGCGGCGACTACAGCGTCGGCCATACGCTGCTGGCGGAGTTCGCACCGAAGAAGCATCGCGGGGTGTTGCTCGGCTCGTTCAGCGTGATCTGGACCTTCGGCTATGTGGCCGCCACCTTCATCGGCACCGCGATGCTCAGCCTGGGCGACGATGCGTGGCGCTGGATGCTGGCCTCTTCGGCGATTCCCGCCGCGATCATCCTGATCGCCCGCATCGGCACCCCGGAATCGCCGCGCTGGCTGGTGAACCAGGGGCGCGTCGAAGAAGCCCGGGCCATCGTGCACAAGCACATCGGCCCGCACGTCGAACTGGAGGACGAACGCCCGCAGCAGCGGCAGGGCGGCTATGCCGTGCTGTTCAGCCGTGAGTACCGCAAACGGACCGCCTTCAACTGCCTGTTCTTCATCTGCATCGTGATGCCGTACTTCGCCATCTACACCTTCCTGCCGTCGATCCTGGCGAAGATGGGCCTGGCCGAAGGCATGGGTACCGAAATGATGCTCAACGCGCTGCTGGTGCTGGGCGCCCTGGCGGGCATCTGGTGCACGGTGAAGTTCAGCCGGCGCGGCTTCCTCATCGGCTCCTTCTGGGTCCTCGCCGCCTCGTTGTTCCTGCTGGTGGCCATGCCTGGCAGCGCGACCTGGGCAATGGTGGCGTTGTTCGGCGTCTTCACCCTGGTGCTGTCGGCGGTGAGCAACCTGGTGGGCGTGTTTCCGGCGGAAAGCTTCCCGACCGACGTGCGCGCCAGCGGCGTGGGTCTGGCCACCGCCGCCAGCCGCCTGGGCTCGGCCATCAGCACCTTCCTGCTGCCGGTGAGCGTGGCCGGCATCGGCCTCAACCCGACCATGGCGGTGCTGGGCGGTGTGCTGGTGTTCGGGGCCCTGGTGTCGTGGGCCTGGGCGCCGGAAACCAAGGCCCTGTCCCTGACCGAAGCCGGCCAGGCCGAGGAGGGTGAAGGCAAGGCGGCCGCTGGCATGACCGCAGGTGGGTCGCTCTTGTAG